acatctcatgatctttcttaccCTGTCTTGTACTGAATAAGCTTTGCCAAGGGAGCGCATTTCTTTCACTATAGTTGTGAACCTTGAATACATTTCATCGATTGTTTCttcttcattcatttcaaataattcgaACTTTCGGATACCAATGTCAATTCTTGTTTCCTTAACATGACTCGTTCCCTCATGGTGAGTTCGCAGTGTGTCCCATACCTTCTTGGCCGTATCACActcatctactctttcactttcttccctactTAAGGCACATGATAAAAACAgttgagcttttgagtttaaGAGTACCTTGGATTTTTCATCTGCTGTCCAATCTGATTCTTTCTTTTCAGCTGATGTAGCATCGTTTTGATCTATTCTTGGTATAAAGTCTCCATCTGTGATGATTCTCCACATACCCGTATCTTGTGATTTTAGAAATAGCTGCATTTTGCCTTTCCAGAAGTAATAATCTGAGCCATCAAAGTATGGTGGTCTGTTTGAAGACCCTCCTTCAGCTATgtatttagcttttgacatttttcttcctgaatcttttgctctaacactttttgggtgtttaaatttttagagactggctctgatgccaattgaagtagaaatatcaattataaggaagggggtttgaattataattgtccctttttaaaaatttctgtttttaaaataagatttcaacccaagattgatctttgcagtaatgaagattgatcttggttttgtTAAATATCAATCTTGGTTTGCTTCAAAACAGTAAAAcgattttatcaaaatatgatttgttttagcataaaataaacaaggatagagatagagagattacACAGatattttatcctggttcacccaaacacgggttacgtccagtcctcacaagagTGAGATTTCCACTATGTGCTCAAAGTAAAGATTGTTCTTGATGGTTACACTTTTATCACAGATCAATctttgatctttacacaattcctacccttctatctagaaaggatttcttctTCCTACCTTACTGATTTTTGAAAGGTTTTgacaagttacctttcaaaacataaaaggatttttgcaatttactcaagttgtgacaaaacaaccttgagttacaaagtgatggatttgagactatttagaatcttttttccagaactgcttcaagatcaatctgcgttttccagaactgcttcaagatcaatctgcgttttccagaactgcttcaagatcaatctgcgttttccagaactgcttcaagatcaatctgcgttttcc
This genomic interval from Cicer arietinum cultivar CDC Frontier isolate Library 1 unplaced genomic scaffold, Cicar.CDCFrontier_v2.0 Ca_scaffold_295_v2.0, whole genome shotgun sequence contains the following:
- the LOC140919134 gene encoding uncharacterized protein, coding for MSKAKYIAEGGSSNRPPYFDGSDYYFWKGKMQLFLKSQDTGMWRIITDGDFIPRIDQNDATSAEKKESDWTADEKSKVLLNSKAQLFLSCALSREESERVDECDTAKKVWDTLRTHHEGTSHVKETRIDIGIRKFELFEMNEEETIDEMYSRFTTIVKEMRSLGKAYSVQDR